The Streptococcus oralis DNA window AACACCAGTTGATTTGCTACGTTCTTGGCAGCAAGGAGTTCCAGAAATCTTGAAGCAGAACCACTATTTGAACAGTGTGATTGCGGAGCTAGGTAAGACGGTTCCAGGTTTTAGAGAAGACCATGCAACGATTGTGCATGGGGATCTTCGTCATAGTAATTGGATTGAGACAGAGAGTGGACTCGTTTATCTAGTGGATTGGGATTCGGTTCGTCTGACGGATCGTATGTTTGATGTGGCGCATTTGCTATGCCACTACATTCCAGATCATCAGTGGCGTCAATGGTTGAGAGACTACGGCTATAAGTACAATCAGACAGTGTTAGATAAATTGTATTGGTATGGTCAGTATTCTTACTTGAACCAGATTGCCAAATACTGTGAAAATCAAGATTTAGACAATGTAAACCGGGAGATTTATGCCTTGCGCGTCTTCCGTGACAAGTACGGAAAGAAGAGATGAGAGTTAGAAATCGTAAAGGGGCGACAGAATTACTAGAGGCTAATCCTCAGTATGTAGTCCTCAATCCCTTAGAAGCAAAAGGGAAATGGCGAGACTTGTTTGGAAATGATCATCCTATTCATGTTGAGGTTGGAAGTGGGAAAGGGGCCTTCGTATCTGGAATGGCCAAACAAAACCCTGACATCAACTACATCGGGATTGACATTCAAAAGTCAGTATTGAGTTATGCCTTGGACAAGGTGCTTGAAGTTGGAGTGCCCAATATCAAATTGCTGTGGGTAGATGGTTCAGATTTGACTGACTACTTTGAAGACGGGGAGATTGAACGTCTCTACCTAAACTTTTCAGATCCCTGGCCTAAAAAACGCCATGAAAAACGTCGTTTGACTTACAAGAGTTTCCTGGATACCTTCAAGCGCATCTTGCCTGAGAATGGGGAAATCCATTTCAAGACAGACAATCGTGGCTTATTTGAGTACAGTCTAGTGAGCTTTTCTCAGTATGGGATGAAACTCAATGGTGTTTGGCTGGACTTGCATGCCAGTGATTTTGAAGGCAATGTCATGACGGAGTATGAGCAAAAATTCTCCAGCAAAGGTCAAGTGATCTACCGAGTTGAGGCAGAATTTTAAGAAATAGCTTGAAAACCAGCTGTTTGAGTGCTTATGCTTTACATAAATTGACAAACGTGCTATACTGATAGTAAGAATATGAGAAAGAGAGGCGGGGAAATATCTTCGCCTCTTGCTTATGAGGAGGTGGACGCAATCGCAACAATCGTAGAATTAGTCAGAGAAGTTGTAGAACCTGTCATCCAAGCGCCTTTCGAGCTCGTGGATATCGAGTATGGAAAGATTGGCAGTGACATGATTCTCAGTATTTTTGTAGATAAACCCGAAGGAATTACCTTGAACGACACGGCAGACCTGACAGAAATCATCAGTCCTGTTCTTGATACTATCAAGCCTGATCCCTTCCCAGAACAATATTTCCTAGAAATCACCAGTCCAGGCTTGGAACGTCCTTTGAAAACTAAGGATGCCGTCGCTGGAGCAGTTGGAAAATACATCCATGTCGGGCTCTACCAAGCCATCGACAAGCAGAAAGTCTTTGAGGGAACCTTGTTGGCCTTTGAAGACGATGAGTTGACTGTGGAGTATATGGACAAAACACGTAAGAAAACTGTCCAAATTCCATACAGTTTAGTATCAAAAGCACGTTTAGCAGTAAAATTATAGAAAAGAAAGGATAGCTTTTGAGGATTCAAAAGTGAAGAAAACATGAGTAAAGAAATGCTAGAGGCCTTCCGCATTTTGGAAGAAGACAAGGGAATCAAAAAAGAAGACATCATCGACGCAGTAGTAGAGTCGCTTCGTTCCGCTTATCGCAGACGCTATGGTCAATCTGACAGCGTAGCTATTGACTTCAACGAAAAGACTGGTGACTTTACTGTCTATACTGTTCGTGAAGTTGTAGATGAAGTATTTGATAGCCGTTTGGAAATCAGCTTGAAAGATGCCCTTGCCATTAATTCAGCCTATGAGCTTGGTGACAAAATCAAGTTTGAAGAAGCACCAGCTGAGTTTGGTCGTGTAGCAGCCCAATCTGCTAAACAAACCATCATGGAAAAAATGCGCAAGCAAACACGTGCCATCACATACAATACTTACAAGGAACATGAACAAGAAATCATGTCTGGTACAGTAGAACGATTTGACAACCGCTTTATTTACGTCAACCTTGGCAGCATCGAAGCCCAATTGTCCAAACAAGACCAAATCCCTGGAGAAGTCTTTGCTTCCCACGATCGTATCGAAGTATATGTCTACAAGGTTGAAGATAACCCTCGTGGTGTCAACGTCTTTGTTAGCCGTAGCCATCCAGAGATGATTAAGCGTTTGATGGAGCAAGAAATTCCAGAAGTCTACGATGGAACTGTTGAAATCATGAGCGTAGCTCGTGAAGCAGGTGACCGTACCAAGGTTGCTGTTCGTAGCCACAATCCAAACGTGGACGCTATCGGTACAATCGTTGGACGTGGTGGTGCAAACATCAAGAAGATCACCAGCAAATTCCACCCAGCTCGTTACGATGCCAAGAGCGACCGCATGATTCCTGTCGAAGAAAACATCGACGTTATCGAGTGGGTAGCAGATCCAGCTGAGTTTATCTACAATGCCATCGCACCGGCAGAGGTT harbors:
- the trmB gene encoding tRNA (guanosine(46)-N7)-methyltransferase TrmB, with translation MRVRNRKGATELLEANPQYVVLNPLEAKGKWRDLFGNDHPIHVEVGSGKGAFVSGMAKQNPDINYIGIDIQKSVLSYALDKVLEVGVPNIKLLWVDGSDLTDYFEDGEIERLYLNFSDPWPKKRHEKRRLTYKSFLDTFKRILPENGEIHFKTDNRGLFEYSLVSFSQYGMKLNGVWLDLHASDFEGNVMTEYEQKFSSKGQVIYRVEAEF
- the nusA gene encoding transcription termination factor NusA, coding for MSKEMLEAFRILEEDKGIKKEDIIDAVVESLRSAYRRRYGQSDSVAIDFNEKTGDFTVYTVREVVDEVFDSRLEISLKDALAINSAYELGDKIKFEEAPAEFGRVAAQSAKQTIMEKMRKQTRAITYNTYKEHEQEIMSGTVERFDNRFIYVNLGSIEAQLSKQDQIPGEVFASHDRIEVYVYKVEDNPRGVNVFVSRSHPEMIKRLMEQEIPEVYDGTVEIMSVAREAGDRTKVAVRSHNPNVDAIGTIVGRGGANIKKITSKFHPARYDAKSDRMIPVEENIDVIEWVADPAEFIYNAIAPAEVDQVIFDENDSKRALVVVPDNKLSLAIGRRGQNVRLAAHLTGYRIDIKSASEFEAMEEAGQVDYAAADELIEE
- the rimP gene encoding ribosome maturation factor RimP; this translates as MDAIATIVELVREVVEPVIQAPFELVDIEYGKIGSDMILSIFVDKPEGITLNDTADLTEIISPVLDTIKPDPFPEQYFLEITSPGLERPLKTKDAVAGAVGKYIHVGLYQAIDKQKVFEGTLLAFEDDELTVEYMDKTRKKTVQIPYSLVSKARLAVKL
- the ccrZ gene encoding cell cycle regulator CcrZ, which produces MDLGDNELTLTPIPGKSGKAYMGSYPDGKRVFVKMNTSPILPGLAREQIAPQLLWTRRLPDGRDMCAQEWLTGKILTPYDMNRKQIINILNRLHRSRPLMKQLSRLGYTMETPVDLLRSWQQGVPEILKQNHYLNSVIAELGKTVPGFREDHATIVHGDLRHSNWIETESGLVYLVDWDSVRLTDRMFDVAHLLCHYIPDHQWRQWLRDYGYKYNQTVLDKLYWYGQYSYLNQIAKYCENQDLDNVNREIYALRVFRDKYGKKR